A section of the Brienomyrus brachyistius isolate T26 unplaced genomic scaffold, BBRACH_0.4 scaffold47, whole genome shotgun sequence genome encodes:
- the herc3 gene encoding probable E3 ubiquitin-protein ligase HERC3, with amino-acid sequence MLCWGSTVAGQLGLGDSGPMIPEPCCCRAFFGRGLREVACGGSHSLFLLQDGSVYTCGSNSCGQLGHGKASGIPELVGALDAQKIAAVSCGRSHSVAVNDQGQVFAWGAGGGGQLGLGTTEEAVRVPRLVRKLCEHRISQIMCGNQHCIALSKDGQLFTWGQNSSGQLGLGKAHPSTPSPLPLKSLSGIPLAHVAAGGDHSFALSLSGAVFGWGRNNAGQLGLNDEQDRAVPCHIKFLRSQKVVFISCGDEHTAALTKDGGLFTFGDGSQGQLGHDSTNNEVLPRRVLELMGSEVSQIACGRHHTLAFVPSSGVVYAFGCNTKGQLGTGTRANTSSPLPIKSSLFHRGSPTTESGIYAVFKIHCGGDHNFLLYSNQESCVPPEDYRVISATKSISIINHESLNAWRTKLVDSTDSSITNDIILLLSSAACWNASFLDESDDGHFKTNPKVPGIDLTSVRLFFETLMKPAFSRLLEQATKSFESFLIPQLPCSPPDVEAMRIYLILFECPALQDSKYYITLTIPLAMAILRLDANPSKVLDNWWSLVDCSVFSRLLEMYKSTVVYLLTGGKSLLIPVFLESYISATLRLLEKLHKVNLKAQHVEYNRFYIPDITSLVDIQEDYLKWFLSKPEMKMTSPTVQSSVTLCAYPFILNAQAKTTMLQTDAELQMQMAVSGANLHNVFMLLTLEPLLARNPFLVLHVRRGHLVSDALRELALYSDVDLKKPLKVIFDGEEAVDAGGVTKEFFLLLLKELMDPVYGMFTQHSESNLLWFSDKCFVEHNWFHLIGIVCGLAIYNSTVVDLHFPLVLYKKLLDVAATLEDLKELSPTEGRSLQQLLDYEGDDIEDTFCLNFAITREHYGLTEVKELLPGGEDIVVLKSNREEFVMAYLRYVFDDSVKELYSAFSSGFLKVCGGKVLSLFQPSELMAMVVGNNNYDWEEMEKNATYRGEYSATHPTVKMFWEVFHEFSLEKKKQFLLFLTGSDRIPIYGMQSLRIVIQSTAAEEDHLPVAHTCYNLLDMPRYQTKDRLRQRLTQAVEQYEGFSLV; translated from the exons AGCTGGTCGGGGCTCTGGATGCACAGAAGATCGCGGCAGTGTCCTGTGGGCGCTCCCACTCGGTCGCCGTGAACGACCAGGGCCAGGTGTTCGCCTGGGGGGCGGGTGGTGGGGGCCAGCTGGGCCTGGGCACTACGGAGGAGGCTGTCAGAGTCCCCAG GTTGGTCAGGAAGTTGTGTGAACATCGCATCTCCCAGATCATGTGTGGCAACCAGCACTGTATTGCACTTTCTAAAG acggccagctctttaCATGGGGTCAGAATTCCAGCGGTCAGCTGGGTTTGGGAAAGGCTCACCCAAGCACGCCATCGCCGTTGCCCCTCAAATCCCTGTCGGGCATCCCCCTGGCCCACGTTGCCGCTGGAGGGGACCACAGTTTTGCCCTGTCCCTCTCTGGGGCTGTCTTTGGCTGGGGCAGGAACAACGCTGGGCAGCTGGGACTCAATGATGAACAAG ACCGCGCCGTTCCCTGTCATATCAAATTCCTGCGGTCGCAGAAGGTGGTGTTCATCAGCTGCGGAGATGAGCACACGGCCGCCTTGACGAAG GACGGGGGTCTTTTTACTTTCGGGGATGGCTCGCAAGGGCAGTTGGGCCACGATTCCACCAACAACGAAGTCCTCCCCAGACGGGTCCTGGAGCTGATGGGAAGCGAGGTGTCGCAGATCGCCTGCGGAAG ACACCACACCCTGGCTTTCGTGCCTTCTTCTGGCGTGGTCTACGCATTCGGCTGCAACACCAAGGGCCAGCTGGGCACAGGAACCAGGGCCAACACCAGCAGCCCGCTGCCCATTAAAAGCAGTCTCTTCCATAGGGGATCCCCCACGACAG AATCTGGAATTTATGCCGTTTTCAAAATTCATTGTGGAGGAGACCATAACTTTTTATTGTACTCCAACCAGGAG AGCTGTGTGCCCCCCGAGGACTATCGTGTTATCAGCGCCACCAAAAGCATCTCGATCATTAATCACGAAAGCCTAAACGCATGGAGGACAAAGCTGGTGGACAGCACGGACTCCAGTATCACCAA CGACATCATTCTTCTCCTTTCTTCAGCTGCTTGCTGGAATGCCAGTTTCCTGGACGAGAG TGACGATGGACACTTCAAGACCAACCCAAAGGTCCCCGGCATTGATCTGACCTCGGTCAGGCTGTTCTTCGAGACGCTCATGAAGCCAGCGTTTTCCAGGCTGCTGGAGCAG GCCACCAAGAGCTTCGAGAGCTTCCTGATCCCTCAGCTGCCGTGCTCTCCGCCGGACGTGGAGGCCATGCGGATCTATCTGATTCTTTTCGAATGTCCTGCGCTCCAGGACTCCAAGTATTATATCACGCTGACCATTCCTCTGGCCATGGCGATATTACGGCTGGATGCCAATCCCAGTAAAGTCCTTG ATAACTGGTGGTCCCTGGTTGACTGCAGCGTATTCTCACGCCTGCTGGAGATGTACAAAAGCACGGTGGTTTACCTCCTGACGGGTGGCAAATCGCTCTTGATCCCAGTGTTCCTGGAAAGCTACATTAGCGCCACACTGAGGCTGCTGGAGAAGCTGCACAAG GTGAACCTGAAAGCCCAGCACGTGGAGTACAATCGGTTCTATATCCCTGACATCACGAGTCTAGTGGACATCCAGGAAGACTACCTCAAGTGGTTTCTGAGTAAACCAGAAATG aaaatGACGTCACCCACCGTACAG AGCTCGGTGACGCTGTGTGCCTACCCATTCATCCTGAACGCACAAGCTAAGACAACCATGCTGCAGACGGACGCCGAGCTGCAGATGCAG ATGGCGGTGAGCGGCGCCAACCTGCACAATGTCTTTATGCTGCTGACGCTGGAGCCGCTGCTGGCGCGGAACCCCTTCCTGGTGCTGCACGTGCGCCGTGGGCACTTGGTCAGCGACGCCCTGCGCGAGCTCGCCCTCTATTCCGACGTCGACCTCAAGAAACCGCTCAAG GTTATTTTCGATGGTGAGGAGGCAGTGGATGCCGGCGGGGTGACCAAGGAGTTCTTCCTGTTGCTGCTGAAGGAGCTGATGGACCCCGTGTACGGCATGTTCACCCAGCACTCCGAGTCCAACCTGCTCTGGTTCTCCGACAAG TGCTTTGTAGAGCACAACTGGTTCCATCTGATTGGCATTGTCTGCGGCCTGGCCATTTATAACTCCACGGTGGTGGACCTGCACTTTCCCCTGGTGCTCTACAAGAAGCTTCTGGACGTGGCTGCCACGCTGGAGGACCTGAAGGAGCTGTCACCAACAGAGGGCCG GAGTCTGCAACAGCTTCTCGATTACGAGGGGGATGACATCGAGGACACCTTCTGCCTCAACTTCGCA ATCACGAGAGAGCACTATGGCCTGACTGAGGTGAAGGAGCTGCTCCCTGGGGGAGAAGACATTGTGGTGCTGAAGTCCAACAG GGAGGAGTTCGTCATGGCCTACTTGCGCTACGTGTTCGACGACTCTGTGAAGGAGCTGTACAGCGCCTTTTCCAGCGGCTTCCTTAAAGTGTGCGGGGGCAAGGTGCTCTCGCTGTTCCAGCCCTCGGAGCTCATGGCCATGGTGGTGGGCAACAACAACTACGACTGGGAGGAGATGGAGAAG aatgctaCTTACCGAGGGGAGTATTCAGCGACTCACCCTACAGTGAAAATGTTCTGGGAGGTCTTTCATGAATTTTCTCTGGAAAAGAAGAAACAGTTTTTAT TGTTCCTGACGGGCAGCGACCGCATCCCCATCTATGGCATGCAGAGCCTGCGGATCGTCATCCAGTCCACGGCGGCCGAGGAGGACCACCTGCCCGTGGCACATACCTGCTACAACCTGCTGGACATGCCCCGCTACCAGACCAAAGACAGGCTGCGTCAGCGCCTCACACAGGCCGTCGAGCAGTACGAGGGCTTCAGCCTGGTGTGA